GCGAAGCCACTCTTTGGGATAACTCAAACATTATTGAAAGTTATTCGGGTGTAACGTCCCCACTGACGTTCAGCTTTGCGAGCCAAGCTTATCGTCAAGTGTATATTCAATTCTGCGAAGTGATCGGTGTTCCGCAATCTTTGATTGATAAAAATGAAAAGATGTTCCGCAATATGCTGGGTCTGATTCGCGGGAATATCTATTATAACTTGATCAATTGGTACAAGCTGATCTTGATGCTTCCAGGATCTAGTGACAATAAGGCTTTCATGGAAACAATGATGGGGGTTAAACAAGGATTAAAACCTGAGTTTGCCCATCTGTTTGATTTTATGAAAACACCGGTGCGTTATTCGCCTCCTCATAAGGCATGGCTTTTGACGATGACGTTGTGGCGCTTTTTACGTATCAACAGCATTGTGACTGAATTCCAAACTCATTTCACAGCGACCTACAATGACGCCCGCAAAAAGAACTTCCGCAGTATGTCTTTGAATGAACTGCGTGAGTTCTATGAATATTTAGATGGCGAAGTTTTGCGAAACTGGAAGGCGCCCATCATCAATGACTACCTTTGCATGGTCTTCTTTGGTCTTCTTAAAAAACTCACAGAAAAATGGGTGGCTGAAGGCAATGACGGAGCTTCTTTGCAAAACGACCTTCTTTGCGGTCAAGGTGATCTGGAATCCACAGAGCCGACAAAAACTTTGATGAGAATCGCAGCTTGGGTTGATAAAGGAAATCCCGCTTTACGCGAATGGATTTTGGCAACACCGATTGATGTCGCTTGGAAAACACTCACTGAAGGAAATCATCCCGAGTTTAAAGCCAAGGTCGACGACTTCCTGGACAAATATGGCTTCCGCTGTATCAATGAACTAAAACTTGAAGCGCAAGATCTTCACGACGATCCGACTTTTGCGATTGGTGCCATTCAAAGCTACGTGCGCATGAAATCTTACGACATCGAAGAGATGGAAAAGCGCGAGCTTGAAATCCGCCATAAAGCTGAAGCTCTTGTAAATCAAAAGCTTTCGGGATTTAAACGCTGGTTCTATTTTAGAATCCTAAATCAAGCCCGCAAAGCGGTTCGCAACCGTGAGAACCTGCGCTTTGCCCGTACCAAGATTTTCGGTATCGCCCGCCATCTATTCAGAGGCATCGGCTACCAACTCACTCGCTTGGGTCAGCTAGAAAATGAACGCGATATCTTCCTCCTCACTGTTGAAGAAATCATGGCCTTCATTGAAGGTCGTGCCGTTTCCTTAGAGCTTCGTAAAATCATTGAACTTCGTAAAGAAGAGTTCAAAGGTTATGAAGAATCTCTTCCACCACCGGATCGCTTTATGAGTTTCGGTGCGGCCGGTGTGGCGTGCAAATTCCCGCAAGTTCTTACCGACGGCGATTTGCTCCGCGGAGAAATTCCGCAATCTGACGATCCCAAC
This region of Bdellovibrio sp. BCCA genomic DNA includes:
- a CDS encoding phosphoenolpyruvate synthase, which translates into the protein MKRIFTSEDTLDVFKKSGGGKAYNMARLTQKGVPVPEWFCVSAEAYEEFISSNSLNPDSLIDPTQLGKSAENIEAAFLKAQIPLALIKEIESNLTRTQLTTQFVAVRSSGLDEDSAQNSFAGQFSSYLFQKGMDAISLSLKKCWASAFSERALAYRIERNIGIKGISMGVIIQKMVNADAAGVAFSRNPIKALDRDHLLVSSVWGLGEGLVSGELDADHYEVHRNDLTFKPHIVDKPEALRQAPEGGLVKTHVEANLVKASSLTDTQVKEVSKLTLELEKKFEAPQDCEWAFENGKLYCVQTRPITSLPPEEFFDAHINGSEATLWDNSNIIESYSGVTSPLTFSFASQAYRQVYIQFCEVIGVPQSLIDKNEKMFRNMLGLIRGNIYYNLINWYKLILMLPGSSDNKAFMETMMGVKQGLKPEFAHLFDFMKTPVRYSPPHKAWLLTMTLWRFLRINSIVTEFQTHFTATYNDARKKNFRSMSLNELREFYEYLDGEVLRNWKAPIINDYLCMVFFGLLKKLTEKWVAEGNDGASLQNDLLCGQGDLESTEPTKTLMRIAAWVDKGNPALREWILATPIDVAWKTLTEGNHPEFKAKVDDFLDKYGFRCINELKLEAQDLHDDPTFAIGAIQSYVRMKSYDIEEMEKRELEIRHKAEALVNQKLSGFKRWFYFRILNQARKAVRNRENLRFARTKIFGIARHLFRGIGYQLTRLGQLENERDIFLLTVEEIMAFIEGRAVSLELRKIIELRKEEFKGYEESLPPPDRFMSFGAAGVACKFPQVLTDGDLLRGEIPQSDDPNVLYGVPCCPGVIEGVVRVVNNMKDAEGLNGEILVTGRTDPGWVPLYPSCSGLLIERGSLLSHSAVVARELGLPTIVGVSGGLMTKLKTGQRVRIDAGKGEIRILTE